From Musa acuminata AAA Group cultivar baxijiao chromosome BXJ3-8, Cavendish_Baxijiao_AAA, whole genome shotgun sequence, one genomic window encodes:
- the LOC135646083 gene encoding inositol-3-phosphate synthase-like: MATNAIKQRDKDTAIHVEPFSVKDLSRVTDAGPRDKGRGRRRWSCVPNGGAAARVSRLGPTRLHPSAVGLEFFGDKYEAQPLPSPIRSIESRVRREQEGEMFIEKFKVESPNVRYGEDEIESVYHYETTELVHECRDGVYQWIVKPKTVRYNFKTRTRVPKLGVMLVGWGGNNGSTLTAGVIANREGISWVTKDKVQQANYFGSLTQASTIRVGSFNGEEIYAPFKSLLPMVNPDDIVFGGWDISNMNLADAMARAKVLDIDLQKQLRPYMESMVPLPGIFDPDFVAANQGTRSNNAIKGTKKEQVQQIIKDIREFKEKTEVDKVIVLWTANTERYSDVIVGLNDTMENLMASVEKNEAEISPSTLYGIACVLENVPFINGSPQNTFVPGLIDLSIQRNSLIGGDDFKSGQTKMKSVLVDFLVGAGIKPTSIVSYNHLGNNDGLNLSAPQTFRSKEISKSNVVDDMVSSNGILYEPGEHPDHVIVIKYVPYVGDSKRAMDEYTSEIFMGGKSTIVLHNTCEDSLLAAPIILDLVLLAELSTRIQLKAEEEDKFHSFHPVATILSYLTKAPLVPSGTPVVNALAKQRAMLENILRACIGLSPENNMNLEYK; this comes from the exons ATGGCAACGAACGCCATCAAACAGCGCGACAAAGATACAGCTATCCACGTTGAGCCCTTCAGTGTCAAAGATCTGTCACGTGTCACCGATGCTGGGCCACGTGACAAgggaagagggagaaggagaTGGAGTTGCGTACCAAACGGCGGCGCTGCTGCGCGCGTGAGTCGACTGGGCCCCACGCGGCTGCATCCCTCGGCCGTCGGATTGGAGTTCTTTGGCGATAAATACGAGGCCCAACCACTTCCCTCTCCGATCCGCTCGATCGAGAGTAGAGTCCGGAGAGAACAGGAAGGAGAGATGTTCATCGAGAAGTTCAAGGTGGAAAGCCCCAACGTGAGGTATGGGGAGGACGAGATCGAGTCGGTGTACCACTACGAGACCACCGAGCTGGTGCACGAGTGCCGCGACGGAGTCTACCAGTGGATCGTCAAGCCCAAGACCGTCCGTTACAACTTCAAGACCCGCACCCGCGTCCCCAAGCTCGG TGTGATGCTTGTGGGATGGGGTGGCAACAATGGATCTACCCTGACAGCCGGTGTTATTGCCAACAGAGA GGGGATCTCATGGGTGACGAAGGACAAGGTGCAGCAGGCCAACTATTTTGGATCCCTGACCCAAGCCTCTACCATTAGGGTTGGATCTTTCAATGGGGAGGAGATCTATGCCCCCTTCAAGAGCTTGCTTCCCATG GTTAATCCAGATGATATAGTGTTTGGAGGATGGGATATTAGCAACATGAACCTGGCAGATGCCATGGCTAGGGCCAAGGTCCTCGACATTGACCTGCAGAAGCAGCTCAGGCCCTACATGGAATCCATGGTCCCCTTGCCCGGGATCTTCGATCCTGACTTCGTTGCTGCTAACCAGGGCACCCGCTCAAACAATGCGATCAAAGGCACCAAGAAGGAGCAGGTCCAACAGATCATCAAGGACATAAG GGAGTTTAAGGAGAAGACAGAGGTGGACAAGGTAATTGTGCTATGGACTGCTAACACAGAGAGGTACAGTGACGTGATCGTGGGTCTCAATGACACTATGGAGAATCTAATGGCTTCAGTCGAGAAGAATGAAGCTGAAATTTCTCCGTCCACGTTGTATGGAATAGCTTGTGTGCTGGAGAATGTCCCTTTCATCAATGGGAGCCCACAGAATACCTTCGTGCCAG GACTGATTGATCTGTCCATTCAGAGGAACAGTCTCATAGGGGGCGATGACTTTAAGAGTGGGCAGACAAAAATGAAGTCTGTCTTGGTAGATTTTCTGGTAGGAGCAGGAATTAAG CCAACCTCTATTGTCAGCTACAACCATCTGGGCAACAATGATGGGCTGAACCTCTCTGCACCTCAAACTTTCCGATCAAAGGAGATCTCAAAGAGCAATGTTGTCGATGACATGGTCTCAAGTAATGGCATCCTCTATGAGCCCGGGGAGCACCCTGACCATGTTATTGTTATCAAG TATGTACCATATGTTGGTGACAGCAAGAGGGCTATGGACGAATACACATCAGAGATATTCATGGGGGGAAAGAGTACTATCGTTCTTCACAATACCTGTGAGGACTCCCTGTTGGCTGCACCTATCATATTGGACTTGGTATTGTTGGCTGAGCTCAGCACTAGGATTCAGCTTAAAGCTGAGGAAGAG GACAAGTTCCACTCCTTCCATCCAGTGGCTACAATCCTAAGTTACCTCACCAAAGCTCCACTT GTTCCTTCGGGCACACCAGTGGTGAATGCCCTCGCCAAGCAGAGGGCCATGCTGGAGAACATACTCAGGGCTTGCATTGGCTTATCTCCCGAGAACAACATGAATCTGGAGTACAAGTGA